From the Desulfosarcina sp. BuS5 genome, one window contains:
- a CDS encoding lipid A deacylase LpxR family protein — protein sequence MKYFLLLILLFPTSLFSAECPNDVKKSKTFSLYFENDLFGNTDKGYTNGTKLSWVSNDLTGYTESGRLPEWSLPYVCKIPFINKPGLQRNVTLSLGQNIYTPEHIENKELIKNDRPYAGWTYFGAAFHSKNYSHLDSLEIQVGIVGPESFAEQTQKFVHRVRGSQQPEGWDHQLKNEPGLALIYDHKTRIMRANYSGIDIDAITHAGGAIGNVYTFADTGMEVRWGLNIPSDFGTSLIRPSGDSNAPVNAGDPRISCDNNFSLYMFTMVNGYLMLHNIFLDGNTFTDSHSVDKKYFVGEIGAGIGMIYHRYKLSFAQILRTKEFNRQDSAQAFASITFSFTY from the coding sequence ATGAAATATTTCTTATTGCTTATACTTCTGTTTCCAACATCTCTTTTTAGTGCGGAATGTCCCAATGATGTAAAAAAGAGTAAAACATTCAGTTTGTACTTTGAAAATGATCTTTTCGGCAATACAGACAAAGGTTACACTAACGGCACAAAATTATCCTGGGTTTCAAACGATCTGACAGGATATACGGAAAGCGGCCGGCTTCCGGAATGGAGCCTGCCGTATGTGTGTAAGATTCCTTTTATCAATAAACCGGGGCTGCAGCGGAATGTTACTTTATCTCTGGGGCAGAACATTTATACTCCGGAGCACATTGAAAACAAAGAGCTGATTAAAAATGACCGCCCTTATGCAGGCTGGACATATTTTGGAGCGGCATTTCACAGTAAAAACTACTCGCACCTGGATTCACTGGAAATACAGGTGGGTATAGTCGGTCCCGAATCATTTGCCGAACAGACCCAAAAATTTGTGCACCGGGTTCGGGGTTCTCAACAGCCCGAAGGCTGGGATCATCAGCTTAAAAATGAACCCGGCCTGGCTCTGATATATGATCACAAGACTCGCATCATGCGCGCAAACTACAGTGGTATTGATATTGATGCAATCACTCATGCGGGCGGGGCAATTGGTAATGTTTATACCTTTGCCGACACAGGGATGGAAGTTCGCTGGGGCTTAAATATTCCTTCCGATTTCGGCACCTCCCTGATACGTCCTTCCGGGGACTCCAATGCCCCGGTCAATGCCGGAGACCCACGCATTTCATGCGACAATAATTTCAGCCTTTACATGTTTACCATGGTAAACGGATACCTTATGCTTCATAATATTTTTCTGGATGGAAACACCTTTACCGACAGCCACAGCGTTGACAAAAAATATTTTGTAGGCGAAATAGGAGCCGGTATAGGGATGATTTACCATCGCTATAAGCTTTCATTCGCGCAGATATTACGAACAAAAGAATTTAACCGTCAGGACAGCGCCCAGGCTTTTGCCTCCATTACATTTTCTTTTACATATTGA
- a CDS encoding NUDIX domain-containing protein, whose product MSPKVNKITSVYKGKVFDLVNEEITLENGKSTKMDIIRHPGAAAIIPFLDKDTLILLKQYRHAIGEYIWEIPAGTLEQDEDPIECAYRELTEETGYAAGKMEQIGAITPVPGYSDERILIFAAYDLKQAEQNLDDNEVLEVYEVKFSDAIDMIYNGEITDGKTITGLLMSSRDKACLVSTALQ is encoded by the coding sequence GTGAGTCCAAAAGTAAATAAAATTACATCTGTTTACAAAGGCAAAGTGTTTGATCTTGTCAATGAAGAGATTACCCTTGAAAATGGAAAATCCACCAAAATGGATATCATACGGCACCCTGGAGCGGCCGCTATAATTCCGTTTTTGGATAAAGATACTCTTATATTGCTGAAGCAATACAGGCATGCAATAGGTGAATATATTTGGGAAATCCCGGCCGGCACGCTGGAGCAGGATGAAGATCCGATTGAGTGCGCTTATAGAGAATTGACCGAGGAGACCGGGTATGCAGCAGGCAAAATGGAACAAATCGGCGCAATAACGCCTGTGCCGGGATATTCAGACGAAAGAATTCTCATTTTTGCGGCCTATGATCTGAAACAGGCAGAGCAGAACCTGGACGATAATGAAGTCCTGGAAGTCTATGAAGTCAAGTTTTCAGATGCGATTGATATGATTTATAATGGTGAGATAACGGACGGCAAGACTATTACGGGTCTTTTGATGTCAAGTAGAGACAAGGCATGCCTTGTCTCTACAGCGTTACAATAG
- a CDS encoding DUF6781 family protein, whose amino-acid sequence MSENQIKDRIIEELKKTKEAGKIAGDKVREIVKSAVSAAGAELKGSAEKLRPVVKDAVAAAVEGLKDIGADVQENVEKAVEGAVEGARSRGDQAVESAINEIEKLEVKLQEEKNRLAQSLREGLAGAKEAGAELKDDIGERVESAVTDIKLESTDLLGLTKETVKEAVKQALDSGKDLQKTVTRITADITEKAVKEGNLSAERIKKITARIISGAVEAAEESGKEVKEVASGAFEGTREGLASAVEMVGEKAKAFVQKDLAKTKEEFEVIEELFLETSRKVAIRSGETAKRILNQLADRSASSASVLKEKTSHAAEKAAEKLKKTGLDAAKATADAAGKAAHVMAEEAKILGRRSLNVARGAASGLWKGAKDALKKSKEEE is encoded by the coding sequence ATGAGTGAGAATCAAATCAAAGACCGCATTATTGAAGAATTGAAAAAAACCAAAGAAGCAGGCAAAATCGCTGGTGACAAGGTGCGAGAAATTGTAAAGTCGGCGGTCTCGGCAGCCGGTGCGGAATTGAAAGGCAGCGCGGAAAAACTTCGTCCGGTTGTTAAAGATGCTGTAGCGGCGGCCGTGGAAGGATTAAAAGATATCGGCGCCGATGTTCAGGAGAATGTGGAAAAAGCCGTGGAAGGAGCCGTGGAAGGAGCACGCAGCCGTGGAGATCAGGCGGTTGAATCCGCCATCAACGAAATTGAAAAGCTTGAGGTTAAACTGCAGGAAGAAAAAAACAGGCTGGCCCAAAGTTTAAGAGAGGGACTGGCCGGAGCCAAAGAGGCCGGGGCAGAATTAAAAGACGATATCGGTGAACGGGTGGAATCTGCGGTGACGGATATTAAACTTGAGAGCACCGATCTCCTGGGGCTGACCAAGGAAACCGTTAAAGAAGCGGTCAAGCAGGCCCTCGATTCCGGTAAGGATCTGCAAAAAACCGTTACCCGCATAACCGCTGATATTACTGAAAAAGCCGTAAAAGAAGGGAACTTAAGTGCGGAAAGAATCAAAAAAATAACCGCCAGGATCATATCCGGGGCAGTGGAGGCGGCCGAAGAAAGCGGCAAGGAAGTTAAAGAAGTTGCTTCCGGAGCTTTCGAAGGCACCCGTGAAGGACTTGCCTCGGCAGTGGAAATGGTTGGAGAAAAGGCAAAGGCTTTTGTACAAAAAGATTTGGCTAAAACAAAGGAAGAGTTTGAAGTTATCGAGGAACTTTTTCTGGAAACCAGCCGCAAGGTCGCAATACGCTCGGGTGAAACCGCAAAGCGAATATTGAATCAACTTGCAGATAGAAGCGCTTCATCAGCCTCTGTATTGAAAGAGAAAACCAGTCATGCCGCTGAAAAAGCAGCCGAAAAATTAAAAAAGACCGGCCTGGATGCCGCAAAGGCCACTGCCGATGCCGCCGGCAAGGCCGCCCATGTGATGGCGGAAGAAGCCAAAATTCTTGGCAGGAGGTCTCTTAATGTGGCCAGGGGAGCCGCTTCAGGATTGTGGAAAGGCGCCAAGGATGCATTAAAGAAAAGTAAAGAGGAGGAGTAA
- a CDS encoding LbtU family siderophore porin, with product MKKKNWFIMGAALICSIFFINFNVFAMSSETEMLLKLLEKKGIVTTEEAADLKQAVEASVEQERVTPGKEHVGKMNVADRLSNLEKQVSKTAVVNDFLERVDIHGLIEVEGYTASRGSGLYGNRDSSDITLATVELEIDARINEWVNGHLLFLYEDDDTEDFTVDEAIITIGNTEKFPLYLSAGKMYVPFGNFESNMIQDPLTLELGETRESAAQIGFEFEGFYGSVYTFNGDVSEGSNNSNKVDNYGANIGFAFEQDQFSFDIGCDYINDITDSDVLTDVLDDVSDNLVGGGRDEIDDYVSGLAAHLVMNVGPFQFIGEYVGAIDDYNAGEMNTRGKKANPESWNFEAAFTQEILGRETTFALAYQGTNDCVFVDYTPGSFDDYLALPEDRYMGVIGISILENTMLKLEYMHDEDYSESDGGTNAQNDTVSAQVAVEF from the coding sequence ATGAAAAAGAAAAACTGGTTTATAATGGGAGCTGCTTTAATTTGCTCTATTTTTTTCATCAATTTTAATGTCTTTGCCATGAGTTCTGAAACAGAGATGCTGTTAAAGCTCCTAGAAAAAAAAGGGATTGTAACGACTGAAGAAGCTGCTGACTTAAAGCAGGCTGTTGAGGCAAGTGTAGAACAGGAGCGAGTGACGCCCGGCAAAGAGCATGTCGGCAAAATGAACGTGGCCGACCGTCTTTCAAATCTCGAGAAACAAGTCTCAAAAACAGCAGTTGTGAATGATTTCCTTGAAAGAGTCGATATCCACGGGCTTATAGAAGTCGAAGGTTATACGGCAAGCAGGGGCAGCGGCCTCTACGGTAACCGCGATTCCAGCGATATCACCCTTGCCACCGTGGAACTGGAGATTGACGCCCGGATAAATGAATGGGTCAACGGTCATTTACTGTTTCTGTATGAGGATGATGATACAGAAGACTTTACAGTGGATGAAGCGATAATAACCATTGGTAATACCGAAAAATTCCCGCTTTATCTGTCAGCAGGTAAAATGTATGTGCCCTTCGGTAATTTTGAATCAAACATGATTCAGGATCCACTGACACTGGAACTTGGTGAAACCAGGGAAAGCGCGGCGCAGATCGGCTTTGAATTCGAAGGTTTTTACGGGTCGGTATATACCTTTAATGGTGATGTAAGCGAAGGCTCCAACAATAGCAATAAGGTCGACAACTACGGCGCCAATATCGGATTTGCATTTGAGCAGGATCAGTTTAGCTTTGATATAGGCTGTGATTATATCAACGATATCACCGACTCTGATGTTTTGACAGATGTTTTGGATGATGTATCAGATAATTTGGTAGGAGGGGGGCGTGATGAAATCGATGATTATGTTTCCGGCCTTGCAGCGCACCTTGTAATGAATGTGGGTCCGTTCCAGTTTATAGGTGAATATGTTGGAGCTATTGACGATTATAATGCTGGTGAAATGAACACAAGAGGGAAAAAAGCAAACCCTGAATCATGGAATTTTGAAGCAGCTTTTACGCAGGAAATTTTAGGCAGGGAAACGACCTTCGCTTTAGCCTATCAGGGAACAAACGATTGCGTGTTTGTTGATTATACTCCAGGGTCGTTCGACGATTATCTTGCTTTGCCCGAAGACCGTTATATGGGCGTAATCGGAATTAGTATCCTGGAAAACACCATGCTTAAGCTTGAATATATGCACGATGAAGATTACAGCGAAAGCGACGGCGGCACAAATGCACAGAATGATACCGTATCAGCCCAGGTTGCCGTTGAATTCTAA
- a CDS encoding cation:proton antiporter codes for MTRPDPLQKSLMANFLFLIFLTLFAAGINYLNKEGKFGQTGYESFALGFVMLAAYSSAQLFKTVGLPLISGYIFSGIIAGPYITGFLDFEMVRKFSLIDDIALSFIAMTAGGALKIESLKKRGIAISLNTILLSILVFCFVYNFIIFTGHYFQFIRNLTHPQIIAFALLLGVIAIARSPSSAIAIINECRASGPFTDTILGVTIVMDVFIIIFFTIAMTAVQVVLAESGAIDYQAFYILFCAIAVSFFIGGLLGKFISFYIRSAGHDLTLILLFISFTVTKTCVAVNPLMETHFNVVFHLEPLLICMSAGFTVQNFSREGNLFLGSLDRVSLPIYLLFFTLAGAALDIEALRMCWPLALCIAFVRVLGIFTATWLAGSLNKDPVKHKRNAWMAYITQAGVAIGLAQLAARQSREIGVYLSTIVLAVITINQVIGPITFKIALRLTGEAGKE; via the coding sequence ATGACCAGACCTGATCCATTACAGAAAAGTTTGATGGCAAATTTCCTGTTCCTTATTTTTTTAACCTTATTCGCAGCAGGGATTAACTACCTGAATAAGGAAGGGAAATTTGGACAAACAGGTTATGAAAGTTTTGCTCTCGGATTTGTTATGCTTGCGGCCTATTCCTCCGCTCAGCTCTTCAAAACGGTCGGGCTTCCTCTTATCAGCGGTTATATATTTTCAGGTATAATTGCCGGACCTTATATAACAGGTTTTTTGGATTTTGAAATGGTGCGCAAATTCAGTTTAATCGATGATATTGCCCTTAGCTTTATTGCAATGACGGCCGGAGGGGCTCTAAAAATCGAGTCTCTTAAGAAACGTGGGATAGCAATTTCCCTTAATACCATTCTTCTTTCCATCCTGGTCTTCTGTTTTGTATATAATTTCATTATTTTTACCGGCCATTATTTTCAATTTATTCGAAATCTCACCCACCCCCAGATAATTGCCTTTGCTCTCCTTTTGGGCGTTATCGCCATTGCCCGTTCACCGTCATCCGCCATAGCGATTATAAATGAATGCCGGGCATCCGGTCCTTTTACGGATACGATCCTGGGGGTAACAATTGTTATGGATGTTTTTATAATTATTTTTTTTACAATTGCAATGACCGCGGTTCAGGTGGTTCTGGCAGAATCGGGCGCTATCGATTACCAAGCGTTTTATATATTATTTTGTGCCATAGCAGTTTCTTTTTTCATTGGCGGCTTGCTGGGAAAGTTCATATCATTTTACATCAGATCTGCCGGTCATGATCTTACACTTATCCTGCTTTTCATCTCTTTTACTGTAACCAAAACCTGCGTGGCGGTAAATCCCTTAATGGAAACGCATTTCAATGTCGTTTTCCACCTGGAGCCATTGCTGATATGTATGAGCGCTGGATTTACAGTCCAGAATTTCAGCCGGGAAGGCAATCTCTTTCTTGGCAGTCTGGACAGGGTTTCCCTGCCGATTTACCTCCTGTTTTTTACCCTGGCCGGAGCCGCCCTGGATATTGAAGCGCTTCGTATGTGCTGGCCCCTTGCATTATGTATTGCATTTGTCAGGGTCTTAGGTATCTTTACGGCAACATGGCTGGCAGGCTCCTTAAACAAAGATCCTGTAAAACATAAGAGGAATGCCTGGATGGCATATATCACCCAGGCGGGGGTCGCCATTGGGCTGGCCCAGCTTGCCGCCCGCCAGTCCCGGGAAATCGGAGTTTACCTGTCAACCATTGTCCTGGCTGTCATTACGATCAACCAGGTAATCGGCCCCATAACTTTCAAAATAGCACTCAGACTGACAGGTGAGGCGGGAAAAGAATAA
- a CDS encoding DnaJ domain-containing protein, with translation MENKDYYKILDVSKTAKANEIKESYRKLALKYHPDRNQDSPEAVSKMKLINEAYAVLSDNRKRDEYDTMQQQFGTNSYSRFRQSYTDQDIFNGSDINQIFEELSKSFGLRGFEDIFSEHYGNRFHRFEFKRPGFYARGGVFFGAPGRKRGCRRSVSYRRQARLSGNVGKLSRYVFNKISGMELPEDGSDIRDVISISAQKARQGGSHAYYLKQKAKKLIIQIPPGVHKGQQIRLAGMGADGKGGGRCGDLYLKVKIKKAMLEKINKFIARLKN, from the coding sequence ATGGAAAATAAAGATTACTACAAAATTCTGGATGTTTCAAAAACCGCAAAAGCGAATGAAATAAAAGAATCTTATCGCAAGCTGGCTTTAAAATACCATCCCGATCGCAACCAGGACAGTCCGGAAGCGGTAAGCAAAATGAAGCTTATTAACGAAGCCTATGCCGTGCTTTCAGATAACAGGAAACGCGATGAATACGATACTATGCAGCAGCAGTTCGGGACGAATAGCTATTCCCGGTTCCGCCAGTCATATACCGATCAGGATATTTTCAACGGTTCCGATATAAATCAGATTTTTGAGGAACTGTCTAAATCATTCGGTTTAAGGGGTTTTGAGGATATCTTCAGCGAACATTATGGGAACCGGTTTCACCGTTTTGAGTTCAAGCGGCCCGGGTTTTATGCCCGGGGGGGTGTTTTTTTCGGCGCTCCAGGCCGCAAAAGAGGTTGCCGCAGGTCTGTTTCATACCGACGCCAGGCACGGTTGTCCGGCAATGTAGGCAAATTATCACGCTATGTGTTTAATAAAATAAGCGGCATGGAATTACCCGAGGATGGTTCCGACATCCGGGATGTTATTTCTATTTCCGCGCAAAAAGCGCGGCAGGGTGGTTCGCATGCTTACTACTTGAAACAGAAAGCTAAAAAACTGATTATCCAGATACCACCCGGCGTGCATAAGGGGCAACAGATCCGGCTGGCGGGAATGGGAGCGGACGGCAAAGGCGGCGGGCGTTGCGGAGATTTATATCTTAAGGTAAAAATCAAGAAAGCGATGCTTGAAAAAATTAATAAATTTATCGCCCGCTTAAAAAATTAG